From a single Mycolicibacterium mengxianglii genomic region:
- a CDS encoding ATP-dependent helicase, with protein sequence MTPDVKVRFNPTELAAALGLPPPTDEQAEVISAPPGPLVVIAGAGAGKTETMAARVVWLVANGYADPGQVLGLTFTRKAAGQLLRRVRSRLSRLAGTGLAAVESADPVTVSTYHAFAGTLLREHGLLLPVEPDTRLLSETELWQLAFDVVCTYPGELDTSKTPAAVTAMVLRLSGQLAEHLVSTEQLRDTHIELERLVHTLPAGPFQRDKGPSQWLLRLLAAQTDRAELVPLIDALHERLRAEKAMDFGMQMSAAARLASECPQVGAQLRQRFRVVLLDEYQDTGHAQRVALSGLFGGGVDDGLALTAVGDPIQSIYGWRGASATNLPRFTTDFPHADGTPVPALELRTSWRNPPTTLRVANAISEEARRRSVAVRELRARPGAEEGTVRCALFTDVESERDWVADHLAGRYRSAADLGTPPPTAAVLVRRNADAVPMASALRARGVPVEVVGLAGLLAVDEVADVVAMLRLIADPAAGAAAMRVLTGPRWRLGGADIAALWRRARHLVVSPSTPGGPAGPEAIVAQAAPDADTASLADAICDPGAAEAYSAAGYQRICALGEELTSLRAHLGYSISDLVAEVRRFSGIDVEARAGHTGEAWAGTEQLDAFAGVVDAYAARGATGAGNDIAGLLAYLDVAQEVENGLAPAEVTVAADRVQILTVHAAKGLEWEVVAVPHLAGRVFPSTAARSTWLTDAGELPPLLRGDRASLGDHGVPVLDTSTVTNRKQLSDTVTAHRKELDQRRIDEERRLLYVAITRAEDTLLLSGHHWGATESKPRGPSDFLLELKAIIDGAAADGTPCGVIEQWAPDPADGESNPLRDKVVEAMWPADPAGVRRPDIERGAALVQAALQSGTPDLGEDDWSEDVEALLAERQRAPEPPSTALPGQLSVSSLVELGRDRAAALRRLHRRLPVRPDPNAMLGTAFHDWVQRFYGAERLFDLEDLPGAVDGELASAEAEELADLQAAFMSSPWAARTPIDVEVPFEMAIGGHVVRGRIDAVFADKDGGITVLDWKTGTPPAGEDAQRQAAIQLGVYRLACAALHGCPESAVRAVFHYVRSGRTVTPEVLPGRDELIALVTGPQPDSGPDSVTTPAGPSALT encoded by the coding sequence ATGACCCCAGACGTAAAGGTGCGTTTCAACCCCACGGAACTGGCTGCCGCCCTGGGTCTTCCACCGCCGACCGATGAGCAGGCCGAGGTCATCTCCGCTCCGCCCGGGCCGCTGGTGGTGATCGCCGGTGCCGGTGCCGGCAAAACCGAGACGATGGCCGCCAGAGTGGTATGGCTGGTGGCCAACGGTTACGCCGACCCGGGGCAGGTACTCGGGCTGACCTTCACCCGCAAGGCTGCCGGTCAGCTCTTGCGTCGAGTTCGGTCACGGCTGAGCAGGTTGGCCGGAACCGGCTTGGCCGCAGTCGAATCCGCGGATCCGGTCACCGTCAGCACGTACCACGCCTTCGCAGGCACGCTGCTGCGCGAGCATGGCCTGCTGTTGCCCGTCGAGCCCGACACCCGGTTGCTCTCGGAAACCGAGCTGTGGCAGCTGGCCTTCGACGTGGTGTGCACCTATCCCGGTGAGCTCGACACCAGCAAGACCCCGGCAGCGGTCACGGCCATGGTGCTGCGGCTGTCGGGGCAGCTCGCCGAGCACCTGGTCAGCACCGAACAGCTGCGCGACACTCACATCGAGCTGGAACGCCTGGTTCATACCCTTCCCGCCGGACCGTTCCAACGCGACAAGGGACCCAGCCAGTGGCTGCTGCGGCTACTGGCCGCGCAAACCGATCGCGCGGAACTCGTACCGCTGATCGACGCGTTGCATGAGCGGTTACGTGCTGAGAAGGCAATGGATTTCGGCATGCAGATGTCCGCCGCCGCCCGGCTCGCCTCGGAATGCCCGCAGGTGGGTGCTCAGTTGCGGCAGCGATTCCGTGTGGTTCTGCTCGACGAATACCAAGACACCGGTCACGCCCAGCGGGTCGCGCTCTCGGGACTGTTCGGCGGCGGCGTCGATGACGGCCTGGCCTTGACCGCAGTCGGTGACCCGATTCAGTCGATCTACGGCTGGCGCGGCGCGTCGGCGACCAACCTGCCGCGCTTCACCACCGATTTCCCGCACGCTGACGGCACCCCGGTGCCTGCGCTGGAACTGCGGACCAGCTGGCGCAACCCGCCGACCACGTTGCGGGTGGCCAACGCCATATCCGAGGAGGCGCGTCGGCGCTCGGTGGCGGTGCGAGAGCTGCGTGCGCGTCCCGGCGCCGAGGAGGGCACGGTGCGGTGCGCGTTGTTCACCGACGTCGAATCCGAACGTGACTGGGTGGCCGATCATCTGGCCGGCCGCTACCGTAGCGCGGCCGACCTCGGCACCCCGCCACCCACGGCCGCGGTCCTGGTGCGCCGCAACGCTGATGCAGTCCCGATGGCCAGCGCACTGCGCGCCCGCGGGGTCCCGGTGGAAGTAGTCGGGCTGGCCGGGTTGCTTGCGGTGGACGAGGTGGCCGACGTGGTGGCCATGTTGCGTCTTATCGCCGACCCTGCCGCAGGTGCTGCAGCGATGCGGGTGCTCACCGGGCCACGCTGGCGCCTCGGCGGGGCTGACATCGCCGCGCTGTGGCGCCGCGCCCGCCACCTTGTTGTGTCCCCGTCAACTCCCGGTGGCCCGGCCGGGCCGGAGGCCATCGTCGCGCAGGCCGCCCCGGATGCCGACACCGCCAGCCTGGCCGACGCGATCTGCGATCCCGGTGCCGCCGAGGCTTATTCGGCGGCGGGTTACCAGCGCATCTGCGCTCTCGGCGAAGAGTTGACGTCGTTGCGGGCCCACCTGGGTTATTCGATATCGGATCTGGTGGCCGAGGTCCGTCGGTTTTCGGGCATCGACGTCGAAGCGCGAGCCGGGCACACCGGTGAGGCATGGGCGGGCACCGAACAGCTGGACGCCTTTGCCGGCGTTGTAGACGCTTACGCGGCACGCGGTGCCACCGGTGCGGGCAATGACATTGCGGGCCTGCTGGCCTATCTGGACGTGGCGCAGGAAGTGGAGAACGGCCTTGCCCCGGCCGAGGTGACCGTCGCTGCCGACCGGGTTCAGATTCTGACAGTCCACGCCGCCAAGGGCCTGGAGTGGGAAGTGGTGGCGGTGCCGCATCTGGCCGGGCGGGTCTTTCCATCCACGGCCGCGCGCAGCACGTGGCTCACCGATGCGGGGGAGTTGCCCCCGCTGCTGCGCGGTGACCGTGCAAGTCTCGGCGATCACGGTGTCCCGGTGCTCGACACGTCAACGGTCACCAATCGAAAGCAGCTGTCGGACACCGTGACTGCGCATCGCAAAGAGCTCGACCAGCGCAGGATCGACGAAGAGCGCCGGCTGCTGTACGTGGCCATCACCCGCGCCGAGGACACGCTGCTGCTGTCCGGCCATCATTGGGGTGCCACCGAGAGCAAGCCGCGCGGGCCTTCGGACTTTCTCCTCGAGCTCAAAGCCATCATCGACGGCGCGGCCGCGGACGGCACGCCGTGCGGTGTGATCGAGCAGTGGGCACCTGATCCGGCCGACGGTGAATCGAATCCGCTACGGGACAAGGTTGTCGAAGCGATGTGGCCGGCCGATCCGGCCGGTGTCCGCAGGCCGGACATCGAACGGGGCGCGGCTCTGGTGCAGGCGGCGCTGCAGAGTGGGACGCCCGACCTCGGTGAGGATGACTGGTCTGAGGACGTCGAGGCGCTGCTCGCCGAACGTCAGCGCGCACCCGAGCCGCCCAGCACCGCGCTTCCGGGGCAACTGTCGGTCAGCAGCCTGGTCGAACTGGGCCGTGACCGGGCGGCGGCGCTGCGCCGTCTGCATCGTCGGCTCCCGGTACGTCCTGACCCGAATGCGATGCTGGGAACTGCTTTTCATGACTGGGTGCAACGGTTCTACGGCGCTGAACGGCTGTTCGACCTGGAGGATCTTCCGGGGGCGGTCGACGGCGAACTGGCCAGCGCCGAGGCGGAGGAACTGGCCGATCTGCAGGCGGCGTTCATGTCCTCGCCCTGGGCGGCCCGCACCCCGATCGATGTGGAAGTGCCCTTCGAGATGGCGATCGGAGGGCACGTGGTGCGTGGACGCATCGACGCGGTGTTCGCCGACAAGGATGGCGGCATCACAGTGCTGGACTGGAAGACGGGTACTCCACCGGCCGGTGAGGATGCCCAGCGTCAGGCCGCCATTCAGCTGGGGGTGTACCGCCTGGCGTGTGCCGCGCTGCACGGTTGTCCGGAGTCGGCGGTGCGGGCGGTGTTCCACTACGTCCGCAGCGGTCGCACCGTCACTCCGGAGGTGCTGCCGGGTCGCGACGAGCTGATTGCACTGGTAACGGGACCCCAGCCGGATTCTGGGCCCGATTCCGTCACGACTCCCGCCGGACCTTCAGCGCTGACGTGA
- the nudC gene encoding NAD(+) diphosphatase: MPRRTVADFQLRNIPLLSRVGADRSDELRTDIDAGIAGWADAAVLRVDNRGQVLIADGHVVLGGTAGLGDTPPSDAVFLGRVEGGRHVWAIRAALEPPENGVEASVLDLRRAGTVFDDISAQLVSSATALLNWHDSARFSAVDGSPTKPIKGGWSRVNTVTGHEEFPRIDPAVICLVHDGGDRVVLARQTAWPERMFSLLAGFVEAGESFETCVAREISEEVGLAVREVRYLGSQPWPFPRSLMVGFHAVADPDQEFAFNDGEIAEAHWFTRDEVRAALEIGDWSSAAASESKLLLPGSISIAREIIESWAWAQG, translated from the coding sequence ATGCCGAGGAGGACCGTGGCTGACTTCCAGCTCCGCAATATTCCACTGCTGTCCCGGGTGGGGGCCGACCGCTCCGATGAGCTGCGGACTGACATCGACGCTGGCATCGCCGGTTGGGCAGACGCGGCGGTCTTGCGGGTCGACAACCGTGGGCAGGTGCTGATCGCCGACGGGCACGTGGTGCTCGGTGGCACCGCCGGATTGGGTGACACTCCGCCGTCGGACGCGGTGTTCCTCGGGCGGGTCGAGGGCGGTCGGCACGTGTGGGCCATCCGGGCCGCCCTGGAGCCGCCGGAGAACGGCGTCGAGGCCTCAGTGCTCGATTTGCGGAGAGCGGGAACGGTTTTCGATGACATCAGCGCTCAGTTGGTGTCCTCGGCCACCGCGTTACTGAATTGGCATGACAGCGCGCGGTTCAGTGCGGTCGACGGCTCACCGACAAAACCCATCAAGGGCGGCTGGTCCCGGGTCAACACCGTCACCGGTCACGAGGAGTTCCCGCGGATCGACCCCGCGGTGATCTGCCTGGTCCACGACGGCGGCGACCGGGTGGTGCTGGCCCGCCAGACCGCCTGGCCGGAGCGAATGTTCTCGCTGTTGGCGGGGTTCGTCGAAGCGGGCGAGTCCTTCGAAACCTGTGTCGCACGTGAGATCTCCGAGGAGGTGGGGCTCGCCGTACGCGAGGTCCGTTACCTGGGGAGCCAGCCGTGGCCGTTCCCGCGGTCGTTGATGGTCGGCTTCCACGCGGTCGCCGACCCCGACCAGGAGTTCGCGTTCAACGACGGTGAGATCGCCGAAGCGCACTGGTTCACCCGCGACGAGGTGCGGGCTGCGCTGGAGATCGGCGACTGGAGCAGCGCCGCCGCCTCCGAATCCAAACTCCTGTTGCCAGGCTCGATTTCGATCGCGCGCGAGATCATCGAATCCTGGGCGTGGGCCCAGGGCTGA
- a CDS encoding WhiB family transcriptional regulator: MSALTVRALIEEQKLPVLPCHDGDPDLWFAETPADLERAKVLCTECPIRRQCLTAALEREEPWGVWGGEIIERGSIVARKRPRGRPRKDQIQAA; encoded by the coding sequence ATGTCAGCCCTGACAGTCCGTGCTCTGATCGAAGAGCAAAAGCTGCCGGTGCTGCCGTGCCATGACGGTGACCCCGACTTATGGTTCGCCGAGACCCCCGCCGATCTGGAACGCGCCAAAGTGCTGTGCACTGAGTGCCCGATCCGCCGGCAGTGCCTCACCGCGGCCCTTGAGCGTGAAGAGCCCTGGGGAGTGTGGGGCGGGGAAATCATCGAGCGTGGCTCGATCGTCGCGCGGAAGCGGCCGCGCGGTCGCCCTCGCAAGGATCAGATCCAGGCAGCGTGA
- a CDS encoding MFS transporter, giving the protein MSYQSGAVTQPVRPGVLIAVLAAAGIAVSMMQTLVIPLVPQLPTLLHTSASNASWAITATLLTGAVATPTLGRLGDMYGPKPILIACAIALTSGSIIAALTSSLIPLIIGRGLQGFGAPIIPLGISVLRASLPPEKVGAAMGLMSASLGVGGALGLPLSAVIAQHFSWHALFWTAAALGIASGALFVILVPRIPATSRDRFDPLGAVGLAAGLVMLLLPLSKGATWGWTSATTIGLLIGSIAVFAVFVKWQLHTPSPLVDVRTTIRKPVLLTNITSIAVGFGMFAMTLVGPQLLQMPSATGYGLGQSMVAAGLWMAPGGLVMMVSAPLAAKITAHRGPKFVLIIGSATIAAGYLLGTQLLGSAAGILAFSVVVSFGVGFAFAALPALINSAVPVSETAAANGINTLARSLGTSTSSAVLSAVLAGMTITLAGHALPSLTGFRTTLLIAAGAAAAGALIALAIPAARTEASAPKAAPAPTLAATPTVAAAAPAFSAAGALSQAHDLEDALAVLGQPSATELLGDVPVLRGRGWLDRSSYLILRRIDDAGAPTLHDLGAIFGVDAAVLGRRVSGFLRDGLVHTVSAPGATARFALTQEGSHRVRGQRAYQVNGLQRVTHNWDDGDVAALTGYLGRLTEGIVDVRRTDTVNRADLDTERFQSAAGPAARHLPRGPVTHPIGTGPHRPRISPGPTPRIR; this is encoded by the coding sequence ATGTCTTACCAATCTGGGGCCGTCACGCAACCTGTGCGTCCCGGCGTTTTGATCGCGGTCCTCGCCGCCGCCGGTATCGCGGTGTCGATGATGCAGACCCTGGTCATCCCGCTGGTCCCACAACTGCCCACGCTGCTGCACACCAGTGCATCCAACGCCTCCTGGGCAATCACCGCCACGCTGCTCACCGGGGCTGTCGCCACGCCGACGCTGGGACGCCTCGGCGACATGTACGGGCCCAAACCCATCCTGATCGCCTGCGCGATCGCCCTGACCTCGGGATCCATCATCGCGGCTCTGACGAGCTCGTTGATCCCCCTGATCATCGGCCGCGGCCTCCAAGGCTTCGGCGCACCGATCATTCCGTTGGGCATCAGCGTGCTGCGCGCGTCCCTGCCTCCGGAGAAGGTGGGCGCGGCGATGGGCTTGATGAGCGCCTCACTCGGCGTCGGCGGCGCACTGGGACTGCCGTTGTCGGCAGTCATCGCCCAACACTTCAGCTGGCACGCACTGTTCTGGACCGCGGCCGCGCTCGGCATCGCCTCAGGAGCGCTGTTCGTCATCCTGGTCCCCCGCATCCCCGCCACCTCACGTGACCGCTTCGACCCGCTCGGCGCAGTCGGGTTGGCCGCCGGCCTGGTGATGCTGCTGTTGCCGCTGTCCAAGGGTGCGACCTGGGGTTGGACCAGCGCCACCACCATCGGCCTGCTGATCGGATCCATCGCCGTCTTTGCGGTCTTCGTCAAATGGCAGCTCCACACGCCCTCGCCGCTGGTCGACGTCCGCACGACGATCCGCAAGCCCGTACTGCTGACCAACATCACGTCCATCGCCGTCGGCTTCGGGATGTTCGCCATGACCCTGGTGGGCCCGCAGCTTTTGCAGATGCCCAGTGCCACCGGGTACGGCCTGGGGCAATCCATGGTCGCCGCCGGATTGTGGATGGCGCCAGGTGGTTTGGTGATGATGGTGTCGGCGCCGTTGGCCGCCAAGATCACCGCCCACCGGGGGCCCAAGTTCGTCCTGATCATCGGTTCGGCGACGATCGCCGCCGGCTATCTGCTGGGCACCCAGCTGCTGGGCAGCGCAGCCGGAATCCTGGCCTTCAGTGTCGTCGTCAGCTTCGGTGTGGGTTTCGCGTTCGCCGCCCTCCCCGCACTGATCAACTCCGCGGTGCCGGTATCGGAAACCGCTGCAGCCAACGGCATCAACACCTTGGCCCGTTCACTGGGTACCTCGACATCCAGCGCCGTACTCAGCGCCGTACTCGCCGGAATGACAATCACCCTCGCCGGTCACGCATTACCGTCGCTGACCGGTTTCCGCACCACCTTGTTGATCGCCGCGGGTGCGGCAGCAGCGGGTGCACTGATAGCCCTGGCGATCCCGGCGGCCCGTACGGAAGCCTCGGCACCCAAGGCCGCACCGGCACCGACCCTCGCAGCGACGCCGACGGTGGCTGCCGCGGCGCCGGCATTCTCGGCGGCGGGCGCACTGTCACAGGCTCATGACCTCGAGGATGCGCTGGCGGTGTTGGGACAGCCATCAGCCACCGAATTGCTCGGCGATGTCCCGGTGCTCCGGGGACGCGGCTGGCTGGACCGCAGTTCCTACCTGATACTGCGCCGCATCGACGACGCCGGCGCACCCACCCTGCACGACCTCGGCGCCATCTTCGGCGTCGACGCCGCCGTGCTGGGCCGGCGGGTATCGGGGTTCCTGCGTGATGGACTGGTACACACCGTCTCCGCACCCGGCGCAACCGCGCGCTTCGCGCTGACGCAGGAGGGCAGCCACCGGGTCCGCGGCCAACGCGCCTACCAGGTCAACGGCCTGCAGCGCGTCACGCACAACTGGGACGACGGCGATGTCGCCGCGCTGACCGGCTACCTGGGCCGGCTTACCGAGGGCATCGTCGATGTCCGCCGCACGGACACCGTGAACCGCGCCGACCTCGACACCGAGCGGTTCCAGTCCGCCGCAGGCCCCGCTGCCCGGCATCTGCCCCGCGGCCCGGTCACCCATCCCATCGGCACCGGCCCACACCGACCGCGGATCAGCCCTGGGCCCACGCCCAGGATTCGATGA
- a CDS encoding potassium channel family protein yields MAKNRLRRRLGRLDEALTAKPDAALVEYLHIPENYISPARKIVMRVLYALLALFAAVLIVYLDRDGYRDIGSEPVAGGLSFLDCLYYATVSLSTTGYGDITPVTPGARLINVLVITPLRVAFLIVLIGTTVETLTAASRQALKIQRWRNSVRNHTIVVGYGTKGKTAVAAMVGDNVKPGDIVVVDTDQASLDRASQAGLVTVRGDANRSDVLRLAGAQHAAAIIVATNSDPTAVLVTLTARELAPKAKIIASIREAENQHLLQQSGADSVVVSSETAGRLLGIATTTPNVVELIEDLLTPDAGFAIAEREVDPKEVGGSPRHLKDIVLGVVRGGRLKQVSDPEVDAIEANDRLLYVRNAEEDRG; encoded by the coding sequence GTGGCCAAGAATAGGCTGCGGCGCAGGCTCGGCCGTCTCGACGAAGCGCTGACCGCAAAGCCGGATGCGGCGCTGGTCGAATATCTCCATATCCCGGAGAACTACATCAGCCCTGCTCGCAAGATCGTCATGCGGGTGCTGTACGCGCTATTGGCGTTGTTCGCCGCGGTTCTGATCGTCTACCTCGATCGCGACGGCTACCGCGATATCGGTAGCGAGCCGGTCGCCGGGGGGCTGTCATTCCTGGACTGCCTCTACTACGCGACGGTGTCGCTGTCGACCACCGGCTACGGCGATATCACGCCGGTCACCCCTGGGGCCCGTCTGATCAACGTGCTGGTGATCACCCCGTTGCGGGTGGCGTTCCTGATCGTGCTGATCGGGACCACCGTCGAAACCCTCACCGCGGCGTCGCGCCAGGCCCTCAAGATCCAGCGATGGAGGAACTCCGTGCGCAACCACACCATCGTCGTCGGCTACGGCACAAAGGGTAAGACCGCGGTGGCCGCCATGGTCGGTGACAACGTCAAGCCCGGCGACATCGTCGTCGTCGACACCGACCAGGCGTCATTGGACCGGGCCAGCCAGGCGGGTTTGGTCACGGTGCGCGGTGACGCCAACCGCTCAGATGTGCTCCGGCTGGCCGGTGCTCAGCATGCCGCCGCAATCATCGTCGCCACCAACAGCGATCCCACCGCGGTGCTCGTCACGTTGACTGCGCGTGAGCTCGCGCCGAAAGCGAAAATCATCGCCTCCATCCGGGAGGCCGAGAACCAGCACCTGCTGCAGCAATCGGGTGCGGACTCGGTGGTGGTGTCCTCGGAGACCGCCGGTCGATTGCTCGGCATCGCCACCACCACACCGAATGTCGTGGAGTTGATCGAGGATCTGTTGACCCCGGATGCGGGTTTCGCGATCGCCGAGCGCGAGGTGGATCCCAAGGAGGTGGGCGGTTCACCGCGCCACCTCAAGGACATCGTGTTGGGTGTGGTGCGCGGCGGCCGGCTCAAGCAGGTCAGCGATCCTGAGGTGGACGCGATCGAAGCGAATGACCGACTGCTCTACGTGCGTAATGCCGAGGAGGACCGTGGCTGA
- a CDS encoding mycoredoxin: protein MTVSELTMYSTTWCGYCKRLKTALKAKGIGYTEVDIEMEPEAAKFVQSVNGGNQTVPTVKFADGSTMTNPSIRDVQAKIAELSVG, encoded by the coding sequence ATGACGGTTAGCGAACTCACCATGTACTCGACCACGTGGTGCGGATACTGCAAGCGGCTCAAGACGGCGCTGAAGGCCAAGGGCATCGGCTATACCGAGGTCGACATCGAGATGGAGCCGGAAGCGGCCAAGTTCGTGCAGTCGGTCAACGGGGGCAATCAGACCGTTCCCACCGTGAAGTTCGCTGACGGTTCGACGATGACCAATCCGAGTATCCGCGACGTACAAGCCAAGATCGCGGAGCTCTCAGTCGGCTGA
- a CDS encoding ATP-dependent DNA helicase UvrD2 yields MNAMPTESALTAGLDDEQREAVLAARGPVCVLAGAGTGKTRTITHRIAHLVGAGHVAAGQVLAVTFTSRAAGEMRSRLRGLDATAQTGARVGAVQALTFHAAARRQLSYFWPRVVGSTGWQLLDSKFSVVAQAANRAKVQASTDAVRDLAGEIEWAKASLITPERYAQAVAEVSRDIPMDAARVAAVYAGYEALKARGEVALLDFDDLLLHTAAAIENDPGVAAEFRDRYRCFVVDEYQDVTPLQQRVLTAWLGERDDLTVVGDANQTIYSFTGASPRYLLDFSRRFPDATVVRLERDYRSTPQVVSLANRVIQEARGRVAGSRLHLIGQRPPGPEPAMREYPDEVAEAAAVARAVKGLIESGTEAAEIAVLYRINAQSEVYEEALTEAGVAYQVRGGEGFFSRQEIRQALVALQRAAERGDVGPGSDLPALVRGLLEPLGLTAEPPAGTRVRERWEALTALAELVDEEVATRPDLDLAALVAELRVRADSRHPPVVQGVTLASLHAAKGLEWDAVFLVGLADGTLPISHALSHGPDSEAVEEERRLLYVGITRARVHLTLSWALSRTPGGRQSRRPSRFLSSVAPKQAPDRSNGSRRQRGPAKRCRVCNAELNTPAAIMLRRCETCASDIDDELLTRLKDWRSRTAKELKVPAFVVFSDNTLIAIAETLPTDDAALVAIPGIGARKLEQYGEDLLELVRARG; encoded by the coding sequence ATGAACGCCATGCCGACCGAGAGCGCCCTGACCGCGGGTCTCGACGACGAACAACGCGAGGCCGTGCTGGCCGCTCGCGGCCCGGTCTGTGTACTGGCCGGCGCCGGCACCGGCAAGACGCGCACCATCACCCATCGCATTGCCCATCTCGTCGGCGCCGGCCACGTGGCGGCCGGCCAGGTACTGGCAGTGACCTTCACCTCCCGCGCGGCGGGGGAGATGCGCAGTCGTCTGCGCGGGCTGGACGCCACCGCGCAGACCGGCGCGCGGGTCGGCGCGGTGCAGGCGTTGACGTTCCACGCTGCCGCACGCCGTCAGCTGTCCTACTTCTGGCCCCGGGTGGTCGGCTCCACCGGGTGGCAGCTGCTCGATAGTAAGTTCTCCGTCGTCGCGCAGGCCGCCAACCGGGCCAAGGTGCAAGCCAGCACCGACGCCGTTCGTGACCTGGCGGGCGAGATCGAATGGGCCAAAGCCTCGCTGATCACCCCCGAGCGGTATGCCCAGGCTGTCGCTGAAGTCAGCCGCGACATCCCGATGGACGCCGCCCGGGTGGCCGCGGTCTACGCGGGCTACGAGGCACTCAAGGCTCGCGGTGAGGTGGCCCTGCTCGATTTCGACGACCTGCTGCTGCACACCGCCGCCGCGATCGAGAACGATCCCGGGGTGGCCGCGGAGTTCCGCGACCGGTACCGCTGCTTCGTGGTGGACGAATACCAGGACGTCACCCCGCTGCAGCAGCGGGTACTGACGGCCTGGCTCGGTGAGCGCGACGACCTGACGGTGGTCGGTGATGCCAATCAGACCATCTACTCGTTCACCGGCGCGTCGCCGCGCTACCTGCTCGACTTCTCACGCCGCTTCCCGGACGCCACGGTGGTGCGTCTGGAACGCGACTACCGGTCGACGCCGCAGGTGGTGTCACTGGCCAACCGGGTGATCCAGGAGGCTCGGGGCCGGGTCGCCGGCAGCAGGCTGCATCTGATCGGACAGCGGCCCCCGGGCCCGGAGCCGGCGATGCGCGAGTATCCCGACGAGGTGGCCGAGGCGGCGGCAGTCGCCCGCGCGGTGAAAGGGCTGATCGAATCCGGTACGGAAGCAGCCGAAATCGCGGTGCTGTACCGGATCAACGCCCAATCTGAGGTGTATGAAGAGGCGCTGACCGAGGCCGGAGTGGCCTATCAGGTCCGCGGCGGAGAGGGCTTCTTCAGTCGGCAGGAGATCCGCCAGGCCCTGGTGGCGCTGCAGCGCGCAGCAGAGCGTGGGGACGTCGGTCCCGGCTCCGACCTGCCCGCCCTGGTGCGGGGTCTGCTCGAGCCGCTTGGTCTCACCGCCGAGCCGCCGGCCGGTACCAGGGTGCGCGAACGCTGGGAGGCGCTCACCGCGCTGGCGGAACTGGTCGACGAGGAGGTGGCGACGCGGCCTGATCTGGACTTGGCCGCGTTGGTCGCCGAACTGCGGGTGCGCGCCGACTCCCGTCATCCGCCGGTGGTGCAGGGTGTGACGTTGGCGTCGCTGCACGCGGCGAAGGGGTTGGAGTGGGACGCGGTGTTCTTGGTCGGTCTCGCCGATGGCACGCTGCCCATCTCGCATGCGTTGTCCCACGGCCCCGACAGTGAGGCAGTTGAAGAGGAACGACGGCTGCTGTACGTCGGAATCACCAGGGCGCGAGTCCATTTGACCCTCAGCTGGGCGCTCTCCCGCACTCCCGGCGGTCGCCAGAGCAGGCGCCCGTCCCGGTTCCTCAGCAGCGTCGCCCCGAAACAGGCGCCCGACCGCTCCAACGGGTCGCGCCGCCAACGCGGTCCGGCCAAACGGTGCCGGGTATGTAATGCGGAGCTGAACACACCCGCGGCGATCATGTTGCGCCGCTGCGAAACCTGCGCTTCTGACATCGACGACGAGCTGTTGACCCGGCTCAAGGACTGGCGTTCGAGGACAGCCAAAGAATTGAAGGTGCCCGCGTTCGTCGTCTTCAGCGACAACACCCTGATCGCGATCGCGGAAACGCTGCCCACCGATGATGCGGCGCTGGTGGCTATTCCGGGCATCGGAGCCCGCAAACTCGAACAGTACGGCGAAGACCTACTCGAACTCGTGCGGGCTCGGGGCTAG
- a CDS encoding DoxX family protein, whose translation MTPNTLERITHTRAYRLAAMLTGIGVLHFVAPKPFDSIIPAELPGSARFYTYASGVAELGTAALLVPPSTRRLGALAAVVLFIGVFPGNVNMVRLWWDKSWPMRLVAIARLPLQVPMITSALKVRRES comes from the coding sequence ATGACCCCGAACACTCTCGAGCGCATCACCCACACCCGCGCCTACCGACTGGCCGCCATGCTCACCGGGATCGGCGTCTTGCATTTCGTCGCACCCAAACCTTTCGATTCGATCATTCCCGCTGAGTTGCCCGGCAGCGCACGGTTCTACACCTACGCCTCCGGCGTCGCCGAACTCGGCACCGCCGCGCTGCTGGTGCCGCCGAGCACCCGCCGCCTGGGCGCCCTGGCCGCGGTGGTGCTGTTCATCGGGGTGTTCCCGGGCAACGTGAACATGGTGCGGCTGTGGTGGGACAAGTCGTGGCCGATGCGCCTGGTGGCGATTGCCCGGCTGCCGCTGCAGGTCCCGATGATCACGTCAGCGCTGAAGGTCCGGCGGGAGTCGTGA